One window from the genome of Chroococcidiopsis sp. TS-821 encodes:
- a CDS encoding Tfp pilus assembly protein FimT/FimU → MSNEQLDSGFTLIEVIVVTLVIGILSAIAVPSWLGFVNRQRINTVNESILRALQTAQQEARKQKISYSVSFRTNNQIPQIAIHPKGTTPSNTDWKTLGEDLGINPQQILLGTNFNDQSVATTAIAYTANTTQTISFNFKGNLTEEAKFANDKGLIVTVAQRRNNSTTPVEGTRRCVAVRTLLGAMQTGSEEQCNPSG, encoded by the coding sequence ATGTCAAATGAACAATTAGATTCTGGATTTACATTAATCGAAGTTATTGTTGTTACCTTAGTCATCGGAATTTTATCAGCGATCGCCGTACCTTCTTGGTTAGGCTTTGTGAATCGTCAACGGATAAATACAGTAAACGAATCGATTCTCCGTGCTTTACAAACCGCGCAGCAAGAAGCTAGAAAGCAAAAAATTAGCTACAGCGTCAGTTTTAGAACTAACAATCAAATTCCTCAAATTGCCATCCATCCTAAAGGAACGACACCTAGTAATACAGATTGGAAAACCCTAGGTGAAGATTTAGGAATTAACCCACAACAAATTTTGTTAGGAACTAATTTTAACGATCAAAGTGTTGCCACTACGGCGATCGCTTATACAGCTAATACAACACAAACAATTAGCTTTAATTTTAAAGGCAATTTAACCGAAGAAGCAAAATTTGCAAACGACAAAGGTTTAATTGTAACAGTAGCTCAACGTCGTAACAATTCCACAACTCCCGTTGAGGGAACAAGGCGATGTGTTGCCGTCAGAACTCTTCTTGGTGCAATGCAAACAGGTAGTGAAGAGCAATGCAATCCTAGTGGCTAA
- the hpsA gene encoding hormogonium polysaccharide biosynthesis protein HpsA, producing the protein MSTGKHSNTILNQLKHRQPQRQWLLRNLIVLRQNSSTSGFVLPTVAMVSLVIVLLTTAILVRSFDRSRTASNLRVSEAALNAATPALDRARAKIDALLLDQTLPQLTPTDAELENALNRNKYTLGDETRLKLAQDNSSGNNDTLTTAWKFPVDTDGNGKFDSYTLYGIYFRSNTAEEARNPLQARTPPMQGEALGRECENILRNSDRALGDSGWYQSGGKLSKSFFVYTVTVPITNPPIDNNYEAYRGNRSFYALEFQQDRSRTPIRNYAALFQNDLEITPDSTFRINGRIATNGNLLVGSQNNATTQFYQVSSQYSCFYNEENGKITVGGNVGLGNAADTSDRTAVNIDLFNGFGNNPITAALDRNIKSTTTTGGAQVSYNDTAYNHRLALMKQTALSYHPNFERRNTIDEIPPTVESVAAVRQYPPEVKAGFAAAIADTNNQRGSSLNAWDVLGEQIETYLRNLTRRVPYAEVATSDRRAALERYDFDGNGIDTSVFPSDTIEPPLAWREPTPINTRLTLNPYNLPQTQPEKQQQEGKESYVGDRIAVGNNLPTFWKKTGNFFLGFNEKQLFDNGVNWNNPNTQPRYRTSQTLPLPDRRIIERNGFWENAAAQQLSTTLTGAGGLRIITGAGIYDRAASFLPEPKLEEGVTEPPLFRTRSFSANRNIVVWSDALPMTGDAQESKKGDLQMRATAVYHYIDSSYTGTDYVERTPTACISSYYDPTTATTARNQEDLPDVSGVISGAQPANGRSNNGVVYPSPYNDIGGREAAVNQFREQLNFQASLIFPNGRVVNQPLRDALAKIDANQTRSLADNSAIDTAICAIRILDNSLSPVSNPIIPHGAIKEATFLDAREIKAIDKDNSPSNYDLELEKRQPLEIRVTDIDLGLLAKTEIGNERNPQEYLLPNSGIIYASRDDALADRSDTSIETKLLSPNDFILDSTRRPNGIRLINGSNLSRDENYREVEKGLTFVTNLPLYIRGDFNLHQQPLTRTPTEEFLERLTANWTNFYTRNTNFDRNFGCRKGQPGCGNNGDQWRPATIMSDAVTVLSNSFVDGFRSDGDYDLNNHIGNSVATQRKKNGFVDNSFATSVDSQRSTDRNSYLNNGVTPVQRRTNFPEYVMEICRKIPVSECKPNDWVVGYEGNKDVKAASLPDLPENAKADRLMAGTTARPALNPEDRRYPRRVAFQRNELGTLELSEFQNSLTPIPIGVNAANEVDMFPYDTYNTKRPKSVSNALWFRTTSNAEQPDSAPSYNSEQPLAYTPNTQLVSPSTPDIGTISLNLPEDNPISGYTICTTSGKYSKQYKFESGETLQALPNECGTDVRNQIQTVYEALRNLNPSADTNDDLVKATQQGNYQPGQETVITANDSKPINIVDLDTERIPTNNVAATTIRFVGSEESIFIIRNTTGQLQFGSEGKDHYGVNIELVGVSPNNIFWVINGNLTTNQVADDKRHSLAGTFLNNGLGIPVLKNVEINGRLLGFQDLPQKGGNFTEGSKITAITSDEQPLLIPVLQIHSPNGSPGGNTLDRGSVDLQDAWLQTPEDDTTVNAVFVSGNSPSRPGEEPAGLPNFVRLLENWRNRTLNIKGSFIQLHRSAYATAPFAPILGSKSSANDGSLSIFDYSFTQYRTNNGQFTGTLPYFATPNRQWSFDVALLAQSPDLFAQKFTQPLANATNEFVREVNRDDPWIETLLCAVEGSDNNYTYAVDASDRPQSCPALNAYQDIQTNVTP; encoded by the coding sequence ATGTCAACGGGTAAGCACAGCAATACCATCTTAAATCAATTAAAGCACAGGCAACCGCAAAGACAATGGCTGCTACGGAATCTGATTGTTCTACGGCAGAATTCTTCTACATCAGGATTCGTCTTGCCAACTGTGGCGATGGTATCGTTGGTGATTGTGCTGCTGACAACTGCGATTTTGGTGCGCTCCTTCGATCGATCGCGTACTGCAAGTAACCTAAGAGTGAGTGAAGCTGCACTCAATGCTGCAACTCCTGCACTCGATCGCGCTAGAGCAAAAATTGATGCTTTACTGCTCGACCAAACTTTACCACAACTTACGCCAACGGATGCCGAACTCGAAAACGCCCTTAACCGCAACAAGTATACTCTCGGCGATGAAACTCGGTTGAAGCTTGCGCAGGATAATAGTTCTGGCAACAATGATACCTTAACAACCGCTTGGAAATTTCCGGTTGATACCGACGGTAACGGTAAGTTTGATAGCTATACGCTTTATGGCATTTATTTTCGTAGTAATACCGCAGAAGAAGCGCGAAATCCTTTGCAAGCACGAACGCCACCAATGCAAGGTGAAGCTTTGGGGAGAGAATGCGAAAATATCTTGAGAAATAGCGATCGCGCGTTAGGTGACTCTGGATGGTATCAATCTGGCGGAAAATTGAGTAAGAGTTTCTTTGTTTACACTGTAACTGTCCCCATTACAAATCCACCTATTGATAATAATTATGAAGCTTATCGCGGAAATCGCAGCTTTTATGCATTAGAATTCCAGCAAGATCGCAGTCGCACGCCAATCAGAAATTATGCAGCGCTGTTTCAAAACGACTTAGAAATTACTCCTGATTCGACGTTTCGGATAAATGGCAGAATTGCGACAAATGGTAATTTATTAGTTGGCAGTCAAAATAACGCAACGACGCAGTTTTATCAAGTTAGTAGTCAATATTCGTGTTTTTATAACGAAGAAAACGGCAAAATAACCGTCGGGGGAAATGTTGGATTAGGTAACGCAGCAGATACAAGCGATCGCACAGCCGTAAATATCGACTTATTCAATGGATTTGGCAACAATCCGATAACAGCTGCACTCGATCGCAACATTAAATCGACAACAACAACAGGTGGTGCGCAAGTTAGTTATAACGATACAGCTTACAATCATCGCCTTGCTTTAATGAAGCAAACAGCGTTGTCTTACCACCCAAATTTTGAGCGCCGCAACACGATTGATGAGATACCCCCTACCGTAGAAAGTGTTGCAGCTGTGAGACAGTATCCACCAGAAGTCAAAGCAGGATTTGCAGCAGCGATCGCAGATACGAATAATCAGCGCGGGAGTAGTTTGAATGCGTGGGATGTCTTAGGCGAACAAATCGAGACGTATTTGAGAAACTTAACGCGGCGCGTACCTTATGCAGAAGTGGCGACAAGCGATCGCCGTGCTGCTTTAGAGCGATACGATTTCGATGGTAATGGTATAGATACAAGTGTATTTCCTTCTGATACAATTGAACCACCGCTAGCGTGGCGCGAACCGACACCGATAAATACCCGATTAACGCTGAATCCGTATAACTTACCCCAGACGCAACCAGAAAAACAGCAGCAAGAAGGAAAAGAAAGCTACGTAGGCGATCGCATTGCGGTTGGTAATAATCTGCCAACTTTCTGGAAAAAGACAGGGAATTTCTTTTTAGGCTTTAACGAAAAGCAATTATTTGATAACGGCGTCAACTGGAATAACCCCAATACTCAACCGCGTTATCGCACAAGTCAAACCTTACCACTTCCTGACCGCAGAATCATTGAACGCAATGGATTTTGGGAAAATGCAGCTGCACAGCAACTTTCTACAACATTAACAGGCGCAGGTGGTTTGCGAATTATCACAGGTGCAGGAATTTACGATCGCGCCGCTTCTTTTTTACCGGAACCAAAATTAGAAGAAGGAGTCACCGAACCACCGCTTTTTAGAACGCGTTCGTTTAGTGCTAATCGTAACATTGTGGTGTGGTCTGATGCGCTACCGATGACGGGGGATGCCCAAGAAAGTAAAAAAGGCGATCTTCAGATGCGCGCTACCGCTGTCTATCATTACATAGATTCAAGCTACACTGGCACAGACTATGTCGAAAGAACTCCGACAGCGTGTATTAGTAGTTACTACGATCCTACAACGGCAACGACTGCCAGGAATCAAGAAGATTTACCCGATGTTAGTGGTGTTATCAGTGGCGCGCAGCCTGCAAATGGCAGATCGAATAATGGTGTCGTTTATCCGTCTCCGTATAATGATATCGGCGGTCGAGAAGCAGCGGTTAATCAATTTCGCGAACAACTTAATTTTCAAGCAAGCCTCATTTTTCCGAATGGGCGCGTTGTCAATCAACCATTGCGCGATGCTTTAGCGAAAATCGATGCGAATCAAACGCGATCGCTAGCGGATAATTCAGCTATAGATACAGCAATTTGTGCAATCAGAATTTTAGATAATAGTCTTTCTCCTGTTAGTAATCCGATTATTCCGCATGGCGCAATCAAAGAAGCTACTTTTCTAGACGCTAGAGAAATCAAAGCTATTGATAAAGATAATTCACCGAGTAACTACGACTTAGAACTAGAAAAACGCCAACCTTTAGAAATTCGCGTTACTGATATTGATTTAGGCTTACTTGCAAAAACAGAAATTGGTAACGAAAGAAATCCGCAAGAATATTTATTACCCAATAGTGGCATTATTTATGCAAGTCGTGACGATGCATTAGCCGATAGAAGCGATACCAGCATTGAAACTAAACTTCTTAGCCCGAATGATTTTATCCTCGATTCAACGCGTCGTCCAAATGGAATTCGGTTAATTAATGGTAGTAACTTATCGCGCGATGAAAACTACCGAGAAGTGGAAAAAGGTCTGACTTTTGTTACTAATTTACCTCTGTATATCCGAGGTGACTTCAATTTACATCAACAGCCACTTACGCGAACTCCCACCGAGGAATTTTTAGAACGATTAACGGCAAATTGGACTAATTTTTACACTCGCAATACAAATTTTGATAGAAACTTTGGCTGTAGAAAAGGACAGCCAGGCTGTGGTAATAACGGCGATCAATGGCGTCCGGCAACAATCATGTCTGATGCTGTTACAGTATTATCTAATAGTTTTGTTGATGGGTTTCGCAGTGATGGAGATTACGATTTAAATAATCATATCGGTAATTCAGTTGCTACACAACGCAAGAAAAACGGATTTGTTGATAATAGCTTTGCTACCAGTGTTGACTCACAAAGAAGTACTGATAGAAATTCTTATTTAAATAATGGTGTCACTCCGGTGCAGCGGCGAACTAACTTTCCTGAGTACGTTATGGAAATTTGCCGTAAAATTCCAGTATCAGAATGTAAGCCTAACGATTGGGTAGTTGGGTATGAAGGTAACAAAGATGTCAAAGCTGCAAGTTTACCTGATTTACCTGAAAACGCAAAAGCTGATAGGTTAATGGCAGGAACAACAGCAAGACCTGCACTCAATCCTGAAGATAGACGTTATCCTCGGCGAGTTGCGTTTCAACGTAATGAATTAGGGACGCTGGAACTCTCAGAATTTCAAAATAGCTTGACTCCCATACCTATAGGAGTTAATGCAGCAAATGAAGTTGATATGTTTCCATATGATACTTACAACACTAAGCGTCCGAAGTCAGTAAGTAATGCTTTATGGTTTAGAACAACAAGTAATGCTGAGCAACCTGATAGTGCGCCTAGTTATAACAGCGAACAACCTTTAGCATACACGCCAAATACGCAACTTGTCTCGCCATCAACGCCTGATATTGGTACTATTAGTTTGAATTTACCAGAAGATAATCCGATTTCTGGCTACACAATTTGTACAACATCAGGTAAATACTCTAAGCAGTATAAGTTTGAAAGTGGAGAAACGCTGCAAGCATTACCTAATGAATGCGGAACAGATGTGCGAAACCAAATTCAAACTGTATACGAAGCTTTAAGAAATTTGAACCCAAGTGCTGATACCAATGACGATCTTGTTAAGGCGACGCAACAGGGAAATTATCAACCCGGACAGGAGACAGTTATCACTGCTAACGATAGTAAACCTATCAATATTGTTGACTTAGACACTGAGAGAATACCTACTAATAATGTAGCTGCAACAACAATTAGATTTGTTGGTTCTGAAGAGTCAATATTTATTATTAGAAACACAACAGGTCAATTACAATTTGGTTCAGAAGGCAAGGATCACTACGGAGTTAATATTGAGTTAGTTGGAGTGAGTCCTAATAATATTTTTTGGGTAATTAATGGAAATCTCACTACAAATCAAGTTGCTGATGATAAACGTCATTCCTTAGCAGGAACTTTCTTAAATAATGGTCTTGGTATTCCTGTATTAAAAAATGTAGAAATCAATGGTCGTTTACTCGGATTTCAAGATTTACCGCAGAAAGGAGGAAATTTTACCGAAGGAAGCAAAATTACAGCAATAACATCTGACGAACAACCTCTATTAATTCCCGTTCTCCAAATTCATAGCCCTAATGGTTCTCCTGGCGGAAATACTTTAGATCGCGGAAGTGTAGATTTGCAAGATGCGTGGCTGCAAACCCCAGAAGATGATACGACTGTCAATGCTGTCTTTGTTTCAGGAAATAGCCCTAGTCGTCCAGGAGAAGAACCCGCAGGTTTACCAAATTTTGTCCGATTACTCGAAAATTGGCGAAATAGAACATTAAATATTAAAGGTAGTTTTATTCAACTACACCGCAGTGCTTATGCGACAGCACCATTTGCACCAATCTTAGGCAGTAAATCGAGTGCAAATGACGGTAGTTTGAGCATTTTTGACTACAGTTTTACACAGTATAGAACGAACAACGGTCAATTTACGGGTACGCTACCTTACTTTGCGACGCCAAACCGACAATGGAGTTTCGATGTTGCGCTTTTAGCGCAGTCACCAGATTTATTTGCACAAAAGTTTACGCAACCTTTGGCAAATGCGACTAACGAATTTGTTCGCGAAGTCAATCGCGACGATCCTTGGATTGAAACGTTGCTATGTGCAGTAGAAGGTTCTGACAATAATTATACCTATGCGGTTGATGCAAGCGATCGCCCCCAGAGTTGTCCCGCGTTAAATGCTTACCAAGATATCCAAACTAACGTCACGCCATGA
- the hpsC gene encoding hormogonium polysaccharide secretion pseudopilin HpsC: MMNSLQLLRYIYTNRFDSQSKGGFTLIELLVGIVLAGLVITPLMNFMLNILTTQRQEEAKANTDQELQSTINYITQDLRQAIYIYDADGLNNTSTHTQPGIKDQIPPLAPVPGCDASTNCTPILVFWKREFKPEILSPCTSDSINCLADTKLDDTFVYSLVAYYLIENPANTTESNTARIARFQINDGIKDSRNPDNYIEPPDDGFQSFSLRTPGLTIKDKMNRWQKANENYTNSVTTLVDFIDTSASTKQQNCPANMQQIPAVASGFYACVDSINTTAQVYLRGNAIARIRNDATCDPTSVYCPSVSVQVQGSGLLSRN, from the coding sequence ATGATGAACTCACTTCAACTGCTTCGGTACATCTACACAAACCGTTTTGACTCGCAATCAAAAGGTGGCTTTACCTTAATTGAACTGCTAGTAGGTATTGTCCTAGCAGGATTAGTCATCACGCCCTTAATGAATTTTATGCTCAATATTTTAACAACACAGCGACAAGAGGAAGCCAAAGCTAATACCGATCAAGAATTGCAATCAACGATTAATTATATTACGCAAGATTTAAGGCAGGCAATTTATATTTATGATGCTGATGGTTTAAATAATACTTCAACCCATACTCAGCCAGGAATTAAAGATCAAATTCCACCGTTAGCACCTGTTCCAGGATGCGATGCTAGTACAAATTGTACTCCTATCCTTGTGTTTTGGAAACGCGAGTTTAAACCCGAAATTTTATCTCCCTGTACAAGCGATTCAATCAATTGTTTAGCTGATACTAAACTAGATGATACTTTTGTTTATTCGTTAGTTGCATATTACTTAATTGAAAATCCAGCAAATACAACTGAATCTAATACGGCGCGGATCGCCAGATTTCAAATTAATGATGGCATCAAAGATTCAAGAAATCCTGATAATTATATTGAGCCGCCAGATGATGGTTTTCAATCTTTTAGTTTAAGAACCCCTGGATTAACGATTAAAGATAAGATGAATCGCTGGCAAAAAGCTAACGAAAACTACACAAATAGCGTTACTACACTTGTAGATTTTATTGATACAAGCGCTAGCACAAAACAGCAAAATTGTCCAGCCAATATGCAACAAATTCCTGCTGTCGCCAGTGGTTTTTACGCTTGCGTAGACTCAATTAATACAACAGCACAAGTTTATTTAAGAGGAAATGCGATCGCGCGAATTAGAAATGATGCAACGTGCGATCCTACTTCTGTATATTGCCCTAGTGTCAGCGTTCAAGTTCAAGGAAGCGGATTACTCAGCCGTAACTAA
- a CDS encoding TIGR03643 family protein translates to MNIPNLDSETIDRIVEMAWEDRTPFEAIALQFGLTEKQVIALMRREMKESSFKMWRERVSGRKTKHLKKRDFVQGRFRSQNQKGS, encoded by the coding sequence ATGAACATCCCTAATCTAGATTCTGAAACGATTGACCGGATCGTCGAAATGGCATGGGAAGACCGGACTCCGTTTGAAGCGATCGCCCTACAATTTGGGCTAACGGAAAAACAGGTAATTGCCTTAATGAGGCGCGAGATGAAAGAATCTAGCTTTAAGATGTGGCGCGAACGTGTAAGTGGGCGCAAAACAAAACACCTTAAAAAACGCGACTTTGTTCAAGGACGTTTTCGTTCTCAAAATCAGAAAGGAAGTTAG
- the hpsB gene encoding hormogonium polysaccharide secretion pseudopilin HpsB has product MISRSQGFTIVDALVAIVVVGILMSAIAPVMVLSVGNRVQARRVELATQAAKTYLDGIRNGTIPPPNHTVVLNEVDTSATRQFNAQRVTFANAAVPPASGLTNCTPTTPDYPYCQNSANLSLYCIDFDAEAGCSSNSVRDLVVQAFRSVTPTSTDATKGYLLGVRVYRADAFSDSLPLVKSDADTRRTQATFTSGLGDRKAPLLEITTEISTTETRLQDLCDRLGGCQL; this is encoded by the coding sequence ATGATTTCTCGTTCACAAGGCTTTACTATTGTTGATGCTCTAGTCGCGATCGTCGTTGTTGGCATTTTGATGAGTGCGATCGCACCTGTCATGGTACTTTCTGTCGGCAACCGCGTACAAGCCCGCCGAGTCGAACTTGCAACCCAAGCCGCAAAAACTTATCTTGATGGTATCCGAAACGGCACAATTCCACCACCGAATCATACCGTAGTCCTTAACGAAGTTGATACTAGCGCAACTCGCCAATTCAACGCCCAGCGCGTTACTTTCGCAAATGCTGCGGTTCCACCTGCGAGTGGTTTAACAAATTGCACCCCCACAACACCTGATTATCCGTACTGTCAAAATTCTGCAAATCTGAGTTTGTACTGCATTGACTTTGATGCAGAAGCAGGTTGTAGCAGTAACAGCGTTCGCGATCTTGTTGTTCAAGCATTTCGTAGTGTTACACCTACGTCTACCGATGCCACAAAAGGTTATTTATTAGGTGTGAGAGTTTATCGCGCTGATGCTTTTAGCGATAGTTTACCCCTCGTTAAAAGTGATGCGGATACCAGACGAACGCAAGCCACTTTTACCAGCGGGTTAGGCGATCGCAAAGCCCCATTACTCGAAATTACTACCGAAATTAGTACGACAGAAACCCGATTGCAAGATTTGTGCGATCGCCTCGGTGGTTGTCAACTGTAG
- a CDS encoding virulence factor yields MQLLSIETTPSPSCIKLNLNESISTKALTLQQGVEQKDTPALAQQLLAIENIQSVFLFKDFITLTRKGNADWQPILNQAVRIIGVAKDADANKLLANVEQPQEIAASHSTNLQQTSLGHVEVAVQMFRGIPVQVRAIASDGQQARVALPERFNEALQRVISATKANYIAERRWEPYQSPAGALNEVAQLVADEIASLIDEDELARIAAAAIANDRQPGLTNQTSQQELLADLQHPNWKQRLKALQQIEVTPETFSQVVALLDDEQSTIRRWAAALLGTSSVAIAVEPLCRVILTDPSAIVRRTAGDALNDLGEKSAIATMCQALADPSKLVRWRAARFLNEMGDQSAIAALRRAVEREAEFDVRIEMLAALERIEGGGETQLPMWQRITQGELTE; encoded by the coding sequence ATGCAACTTCTCTCGATTGAAACCACTCCTAGCCCTAGCTGCATCAAGCTCAATTTGAATGAGTCTATCAGTACCAAAGCCTTGACGCTACAGCAGGGAGTAGAGCAAAAAGATACTCCAGCATTAGCCCAGCAGTTACTTGCTATTGAGAATATTCAATCGGTCTTTCTGTTTAAGGATTTCATCACGCTGACGCGGAAGGGAAATGCGGATTGGCAACCGATTCTCAATCAAGCTGTGCGTATTATTGGAGTTGCCAAGGATGCTGATGCCAACAAGCTACTCGCCAATGTTGAACAACCGCAGGAGATCGCGGCATCTCATTCAACGAACTTACAGCAGACGTCGCTAGGTCATGTTGAGGTAGCCGTTCAAATGTTTCGCGGTATTCCTGTGCAAGTTCGCGCGATCGCTTCTGATGGTCAACAAGCACGAGTCGCATTACCAGAGCGATTTAACGAAGCACTCCAACGGGTAATTAGTGCGACAAAAGCAAATTATATCGCCGAGCGGCGTTGGGAACCTTATCAGTCTCCTGCTGGTGCTTTGAATGAAGTGGCGCAACTTGTTGCAGACGAAATTGCTAGTCTCATCGACGAAGATGAGTTAGCTCGCATCGCAGCAGCTGCCATTGCTAACGACCGCCAACCAGGGCTAACAAACCAAACCTCACAGCAAGAGCTTTTAGCTGATTTGCAGCATCCGAACTGGAAACAGCGACTCAAGGCGCTGCAACAAATTGAAGTCACTCCTGAAACATTTTCTCAAGTTGTAGCTTTACTCGATGACGAACAAAGTACGATTCGGCGCTGGGCAGCGGCGCTTTTGGGTACGAGTAGTGTGGCAATTGCTGTTGAGCCGCTTTGTCGCGTTATTCTCACAGACCCATCGGCGATTGTTCGTCGCACTGCGGGTGATGCCTTAAACGATTTGGGGGAAAAAAGTGCGATCGCCACAATGTGTCAAGCTTTAGCAGATCCCTCCAAGTTAGTTCGTTGGCGAGCCGCTCGCTTCTTGAATGAAATGGGCGACCAAAGCGCTATTGCAGCCTTACGCCGTGCTGTCGAGCGCGAAGCTGAATTTGACGTTCGAATCGAAATGCTGGCAGCGCTAGAGCGCATAGAGGGCGGTGGTGAAACTCAACTACCAATGTGGCAGCGAATTACTCAAGGCGAGCTAACGGAGTAA